From a single Cotesia glomerata isolate CgM1 linkage group LG6, MPM_Cglom_v2.3, whole genome shotgun sequence genomic region:
- the LOC123266959 gene encoding tyrosine-protein kinase transmembrane receptor Ror2, with product MIWLVYLIINILYLKCSATHVESQGYCAIYTGKICKKYLTGIGKVWFNDTADNPGSWLNEQITSDLWEELIFPLREPCRSAAEKMLCMYAFPLCHNSERLPLCYEDCMAIRHEFCFNDWALIEDNKQRGIYIRSRGHFRLPDCDILPKLDDKSVVCSHIHLTDVNQDLVTYDCVIENGRYYMGKMNKTKNGLDCQSWNVQEPHSHNKPPNVFPQIRHGENYCRNAGGDERMPWCFTMDPTVRWQHCDIPICDNSTDFVWETERKNITMETVFTPTFTMILSALGFIVIVGSLLGIFLSQKFKKNPSGYNSPESRDVNIDLDKLPSNDAYHKTGAQLNPKLEKLEFPRNNIIYVRDLGQGAFGRVFQAKAPGLIPNEEFTNVAVKMLKEEASEDLLVDFEREACLLAEFDHPNIVKLLGVCALGRPMCLLFEYMGRGDLNEFLRSCSPESSMLNSNLNSNLTLNLNQNSNLKLAHMDLINIARQVASGMVYLSDRKFVHRDLATRNCLINNEMVVKIADFGLSQKIYLQDYYKGDDSDAIPVRWMPLESILYNKYTIESDVWAFAVCLWEIFTFALQPYYGMTHEEVVKYIKEGNVLGYPDNTPHDVYELMKACWNRKPVDRPSFRKIYEKLEVIKARMEKENKEDSIALHIRL from the exons atgATTTGGTTAGtgtacttaataataaatattttgtatttaaaatgttCGGCAACAC atgtagAATCGCAAGGATACTGTGCGATATATACCggaaaaatatgtaaaaaataccTGACAGGAATTGGCAAAGTTTGGTTCAATGACACAGCTGATAATCCTGGATCTTGGCTTAATGAACAAATAACCAGTGACTTGTGggaagaattaatttttccacTAAGAGAACCTTGTCGTTCTGCTGCTGAg aaAATGCTATGCATGTACGCATTCCCACTCTGTCACAATTCGGAGCGCTTGCCGCTCTGTTATGAAGACTGCATGGCGATACGTCATGAGTTTTGTTTCAACGACTGGGCTTTGATTGAAGACAATAAACAACGAGGGATTTATATCAGATCTCGCGGGCATTTTCGACTGCCGGACTGTGACATTTTGCCGAAGTTAGATGACAAGTCTGTCGTTTGTTCTCATATTCATTTGACTGATGTTAACCAAGATTTAGTTActt aTGACTGTGTGATAGAAAATGGACGTTACTACATGGGTAAAatgaacaaaacaaaaaatggaCTAGATTGTCAATCATGGAATGTCCAAGAGCCGCACAGCCACAACAAACCTCCAAATGTTTTTCCACAAATTCGTCATGGAGAAAATTATTGTAGAAACGCTGGAGGTGATGAACGTATGCCCTGGTGTTTTACTATGGATCCAACAGTTCGTTGGCAGCATTGTGATATTCCTATATgtg ataattcaACAGATTTTGTCTGGGaaactgaaagaaaaaatataacaatggAAACAGTATTTACTCCAACATTCACGATGATATTATCAGCCCTAGGATTTATTGTAATAGTAGGATCATTATTAGGAATATTTTTGAgccaaaaattcaaaaagaatCCTTCAGGTTACAATTCACCAGAAAGCagg GACGTCAATATCGACTTAGACAAGCTCCCAAGCAACGACGCGTACCACAAAACCGGCGCGCAATTAAACCCTAAGTTAGAAAAACTAGAGTTTCCCCGCAACAACATAATCTACGTGCGCGACCTAGGCCAGGGTGCTTTTGGGCGAGTGTTCCAAGCCAAAGCACCAGGCTTGATCCCCAATGAAGAATTTACAAACGTAGCGGTAAAAATGTTGAAAGAAGAAGCTTCAGAGGACCTTTTGGTAGACTTTGAGCGTGAAGCTTGTCTCCTAGCGGAATTTGACCACCCTAACATAGTAAAACTCCTAGGAGTCTGCGCTCTAGGTCGACCTATGTGCTTATTATTTGAGTACATGGGCCGTGGAGATCTAAATGAATTTTTGCGCTCTTGCTCTCCTGAATCTTCAATGCTAAACTCTAATTTAAACtctaatttaactttaaatttaaatcaaaattctaatttaaaattagcaCACATGGATTTAATTAACATAGCTAGACAAGTCGCCTCAGGCATGGTCTACCTCTCAGACAGAAAATTCGTCCACCGAGACCTTGCAACAagaaattgtttaataaacaACGAGATGGTTGTTAAAATTGCGGACTTTGGACTGTCCCAAAAAATTTACCTTCAAGATTATTACAAAGGCGACGACTCTGATGCAATTCCCGTTAGGTGGATGCCCTTAGAAAGtattttatacaataaataCACAATTGAATCGGATGTCTGGGCTTTTGCGGTTTGTCTATGGGAGATTTTTACCTTCGCGCTCCAACCTTACTATGGAATGACTCACGAGGAAGTTGTGAAGTATATTAAAGAGGGAAATGTTCTAGGGTATCCTGATAATACTCCTCATGATGTTTATGAACTTATGAAGGCTTGTTGGAATAGAAAGCCCGTTGATAGACCATCGTTTaggaaaatttatgaaaagcTGGAGGTTATTAAGGCTAGGATGGAGAAGGAGAATAAGGAGGACAGTATTGCGTTACATATTAGACTTTAA
- the LOC123267202 gene encoding 3-oxoacyl-[acyl-carrier-protein] reductase FabG-like: MAFLGKVVLITGASSGIGAATAIHLSHLGASLSLTGRNLKNLEKIADQCHKERKPFLITGELTNEDDTKNILESTIKHFGKLDILINNAGTIERGSIENTSLDQYDRVFNLNVRSMYQLTMLAVPHLIKTKGNVVNVSSVNGLRSFPGVLAYCMSKSAVDQFTRCTAIELGSKQVRVNAVNPGVVITNLHERSGMSPEELSAFFERSKTTHALGRPGQADEVAKTIAFLASDDASNITGATLPVDGGRHALCPR; this comes from the exons atggcATTTTTGGGAAAAGTTGTTTTAATAACTGGAGCAAGTTCTGGAATTGGAGCTGCCACAGCTATTCATTTATCTCATCTAGGAGCTTCGCTGTCTCTCACCGGTCGGAACTTAAAAAACTTGGAGAAAATTGCAGACCAGTGCCATAAAGAGCGCAAGCCTTTTTTAATTACAGGAGAATTGACTAATGAAGATGAcactaaaaatattcttgagtCTACTATTAAACATTTTGGTAAGCTGGATATTTTGATTAACAATGCTGGGACTATTGAACGTGGCAGTATTGAGAATACCAGCTTGGATCAGTATgacag agTATTTAATCTCAACGTCCGTTCAATGTACCAGCTGACAATGCTAGCAGTTcctcatttaataaaaaccaAGGGCAACGTCGTGAACGTCTCCAGTGTAAATGGCTTAAGATCATTCCCTGGAGTTCTAGCATACTGCATGAGCAAATCAGCTGTTGACCAATTTACCCGTTGCACTGCAATTGAACTAGGCTCCAAGCAAGTCCGCGTGAACGCTGTAAACCCTGGAGTTGTAATCACAAACTTGCACGAGCGCAGTGGAATGTCTCCAGAAGAACTGAGTGCATTTTTCGAGCGTAGCAAGACTACACATGCACTAGGTCGTCCTGGACAGGCTGATGAAGTCGCTAAAACTATCGCATTCCTTGCTAGTGATGACGCTTCTAATATTACTGGAGCTACTCTTCCAGTTGATGGTGGCCGTCATGCTCTTTGTCctcgttaa
- the LOC123266902 gene encoding myelin expression factor 2 yields the protein MIKADEAQNQNEDRERSRERDRNRRSDRQRLNSSSRDRSRERGGAGGGGSGGRRISERRIYVSNIPYDFRWQDLKDLFRTEVGKVAHVELFTDENDKPRGCGIVEFEDSESVKVAVEKMHRFDIKGRKLVVKEDYDVERDKYGRLQSSRDHDRSRDDRFRDSSRSNANRGSLVSSGSVLGSNGDKFGNTYGLSTQFLESLGINGPLVTRVFVANLDYKVDEKKLLEVFKLAGKVLHVELGKDKDGKSRGFGVVEYDHPVESVQAISMLHNQQLYDRRMTVRLDRANDPDLPPKLPEGLKSIGMGLGAGGNRLMDVARNIPNVASNAPVVNSIAAPVLATSAFGGGLNNVVPAQLASALSNSNAAALQASLASGLSNNLANSSLLNSSLTSELASNLNNFTGNVSGLSSLQASLAASNQGSNSFGQRGLGKLDGDVGGFGGSSFGNSNYGGSRGDFDAFNRDSDRMANANAVFSASQSQQSNANRQSSNGARPMSDTIVIANLPPSTTWQMLRDKCQEIGEVKFAEMRGNDIGMVRFASEWDAERAVSMMNRSRIDGRAIEVRLY from the exons ATGATCAAGGCCGACGA agcCCAGAATCAAAATGAAGATCGTGAGCGCAGCCGAGAGCGGGACAGAAACCGGAGATCTGACCGGCAGCGTCTGAATTCATCTAGCCGCGATCGAAGCCGCGAGCGCGGCGGAGCTGGAGGAGGTGGCTCAGGTGGCCGACGTATCTCCGAGCGTCGTATTTATGTATCGAACATCCCCTACGACTTTCGTTGGCAAGATCTCAAGGACTTGTTCCGCACTGAAGTAGGAAAAGTCGCTCACGTTGAATTGTTCACTGATGAAAATGATAAACCACGTGGGTGCGGGATTGTTGAGTTTGAAGACTCGGAGAGTGTGAAGGTTGCTGTTGAAAAAATGCACAGATTTGATATTAAAGGACGGAAGCTTGTTGTTAAAGAG GACTACGACGTAGAGCGTGACAAGTATGGCCGATTGCAATCCTCCCGGGACCACGATCGCTCAAGAGACGACCGCTTCCGTGATTCTTCTCGTTCGAACGCGAACCGAGGAAGTTTAGTCAGCTCTGGGTCAGTCTTGGGCAGCAACGGAGACAAATTCGGCAACACCTACGGCTTGAGCACACAATTCCTAGAATCTTTAGGAATAAACGGACCACTGGTGACCCGAGTGTTCGTAGCTAACCTGGACTACAAAGTCGATGAGAAAAAACTTCTGGAAGTTTTCAAGCTGGCAGGAAAAGTCTTGCACGTAGAGTTAGGCAAGGACAAGGACGGAAAGTCCCGCGGGTTCGGTGTCGTAGAGTACGACCACCCAGTCGAGTCCGTACAGGCGATCTCTATGCTCCACAATCAGCAGCTCTATGATAGAAGAATGACTGTGAGACTTGACCGTGCTAATGATCCAGACTTGCCACCGAAGCTACCAGAAGGCTTGAAGTCAATCGGCATGGGATTAGGTGCTGGAGGCAATCGGCTGATGGATGTTGCTCGAAATATTCCCAATGTCGCTTCCAATGCTCCTGTTGTCAATTCTATCGCTGCTCCAGTTCTTGCTACTAGTGCTTTTGGAGGTGGACTTAATAATGTTGTTCCAGCTCAAttag CATCAGCCTTGTCAAATTCAAACGCAGCAGCGTTACAAGCGAGCTTAGCCAGTGGCCTTAGCAACAATCTAGCGAATTCATCTCTGCTGAACTCATCCCTCACCTCCGAGCTGGCCTCCAACTTAAACAATTTCACTGGTAACGTCAGCGGACTGTCGAGCTTGCAGGCGTCCTTAGCAGCCAGCAATCAGGGAAGCAATTCTTTTGGTCAACGTGGCTTGGGTAAACTTGACGGAGATGTGGGTGGATTTGGAGGAAGTAGCTTCGGCAATTCTAATTACGGAGGAAGTCGTGGAGACTTTGATGCTTTCAACCGCGATTCGGATCGCATGGCTAATGCTAACGCTGTTTTCTCAGCTAGTCAGAGCCAGCAGTCTAATGCTAATCGTCAATCTAGTAATGGAGCAAGACCTATGTCTGATACTATTGTTATTGCCAat ttaccGCCAAGCACAACGTGGCAAATGTTACGCGACAAATGCCAAGAAATTGGTGAAGTTAAGTTTGCTGAAATGAGAGGCAATGATATTGGAATGGTTCGTTTTGCATCCGAGTGGGATGCTGAGAGAGCTGTCT cAATGATGAATCGTTCACGAATCGACGGGCGAGCAATTGAGGTACGACTTTACTAA
- the LOC123266960 gene encoding asparagine synthetase [glutamine-hydrolyzing], with the protein MCGIWAVFGVEGETLNCVCNNFNNISHRGPDALRVEYDSRIKNAFLGFHRLAILDSLCGMQPMRLYKYPNVFLICNGEIYNFKQLRDKYNFSYSSKCDIEIITHLYMNGGAKNVVNNLDGVFAFCLMDMQENKVLIGRDPYGVRPLFRLLSTDGQLAVCSETKGLIGLTDQVTGDWTLEPFPPGHYEEYKILENGKVEFLSRVCYHKPGDKPSFDTYVPWNALVPTDVQGNIVKLFTGAIEKRLMADRRIGCLLSGGLDSSLVASLVVKLAKKHNLPYKVQTFAIGMGDSPDLRAARQVAQFIDSEHHEITFTEQDIADVLDNVIYTLETFDITTVRASVGMYLLAKYIKEKTSTTVIFSGEGADELAQGYIYFRDAPNPHDGHEESLRLLKDIYLYDGLRADRTTSAHSLELRVPFLDLQFTNYYLSLNQESRQPQNGVEKHLLRSAFDKENLLPNNILWRHKEAFSDGVASIKKSLFQIIQEIVESKVTDQDIETAHLKYPHCTPKTKESYYYRKMFEKNYPGQAESLIPYFWMPRWVKNITDPSARFIKHYAAEEDSK; encoded by the exons atgtgtgGAATTTGGgcagtttttggagttgaagGAGAAACGCTTAATTgtgtttgcaataattttaataatatttctcaCCGAGGTCCCGATGCTCTACGAGTTGAATATGACAGCCGTATTAAg aacgCATTTTTGGGCTTTCATCGGCTGGCAATTCTTGACAGTTTGTGTGGTATGCAGCCAATGAGATTGTACAAATATCcaaatgtatttttgatatgcAATGGagaaatttacaattttaaacaa ctcagggataaatataatttttcatactcATCAAAATGtgatattgaaattattactCACTTGTACATGAACGGAGGTGCAAAAAATGTTGTCAATAATTTAGACGGAGTTTTTGCATTTTGTCTTATGGACATGCAggaaaataaagttttaattggACGTGATCCATATGGAGTTAGGCCTTTGTTTAGATTGTTGAGCACTGATGGCCAGTTGGCTGTTTGTTCTGAAACTAAA ggTCTGATAGGATTGACTGATCAAGTAACAGGTGACTGGACCTTAGAGCCATTCCCTCCAGGACACTACGAAGAATATAAAATCCTTGAGAATGGAAAAGTAGAATTCTTATCCCGAGTTTGTTACCACAAACCCGGTGATAAGCCTTCTTTTGACACTTATGTTCCCTggaatg ctTTAGTACCAACGGACGTTCAAGGTaacattgtaaaattattcacCGGAGCGATTGAAAAGCGTTTGATGGCCGATAGACGTATCGGTTGTTTGCTCTCCGGAGGTTTGGACTCAAGTTTAGTAGCATCTCTAGTGGTCAAGCTAGCAAAGAAGCACAACTTGCCTTACAAGGTCCAAACCTTTGCGATAGGAATGGGCGACAGTCCAGATTTACGCGCCGCCAGGCAGGTAGCTCAGTTTATTGACAGCGAGCACCACGAAATTACATTCACTGAACAGGATATCGCTGATGTCTTGGATAATGTTATTTACACTCTGGAGACATTCGATATTACAACTGTTCGTGCATCAGTTgg gATGTACTTACTGGCCAAGTACATTAAGGAAAAGACCTCAACAACTGTAATATTCAGCGGTGAAGGTGCTGATGAGTTGGCTCAAGGGTATATTTACTTCCGAGATGCTCCCAATCCTCATGATGGTCACGAGGAATCTCTTAGGCTGTTGAAAGATATTTATCTTTATGATGGACTTCGCGCTGATCGGACTACCAGTGCTCACAGTCTTGAGCTACGTGTTCCATTTTTAGATCTTCAgtttactaattattatttgtcgCTTAATCAAGAATCAAGACAACCCCAAa atggAGTTGAAAAGCATTTACTCAGATCAGCTtttgataaagaaaatttattacctAACAACATTTTGTGGCGTCATAAAGAAGCATTCAGTGATGGTGTagcttcaattaaaaaatcacttttccAAATAATCCAAGAAATTGTTGAATCTAAAGTTACAGATCAAGATATTGAAACAGCTCATTTGAAATATCCTCACTGTACTCCTAAAACTAAGGAGTCTTATTATtacag aaaaatgtttgaaaaaaattatccaggACAAGCCGAGTCATTAATTCCCTACTTCTGGATGCCACGGTGGGTTAAAAACATCACCGACCCATCAGCaagatttattaaacattacgCCGCTGAAGaagattcaaaataa
- the LOC123267137 gene encoding probable isocitrate dehydrogenase [NAD] subunit alpha, mitochondrial, which yields MAAQWIRKAITPKIGNVRLYSGGLKKCTLIPGDGIGPEISAAVQKIFDAAKVPIEWESVDVTPVRGPDGKFGIPPAAIESVNRNQIGLKGPLMTPIGKGHRSLNLALRKEFNLYANVRPCRSLEGYKTLYDNVDVVTIRENTEGEYSGIEHEIVDGVVQSIKLITEEASSRVAEFAFQYATTNGRKKVTAVHKANIMRMSDGLFLRCCRDAAKKFPNVKFEERYLDTVCLNMVQDPSQYDVLVMPNLYGDILSDMCAGLVGGLGLTPSGNIGLNGALFESVHGTAPDIAGQDKANPTALLLSAVMMLKYMGLNDHARIIEHSAYDTIKEAKFLTGDLGGKAKCSEYTNEICKRVMAQTK from the exons atGGCAGCACAATGGATACGCAAAGCT atcaCCCCAAAAATTGGCAATGTAAGGTTGTACAGTGGTGGATTAAAAAAGTGTACACTGATACCCGGTGATGGAATTGGACCCGAAATTTCAGCAGCTGTACAAAAAATCTTCGATGCTGCCAAG gtaCCAATTGAGTGGGAATCAGTAGACGTGACCCCAGTAAGAGGCCCAGACGGAAAATTCGGAATTCCTCCAGCTGCAATTGAGTCGGTCAACAGAAATCAAATCGGCTTGAAAGGTCCCTTGATGACTCCGATCGGCAAAGGACATCGATCTTTAAATTTAGCTCTAAGAAA AGAATTCAACTTGTATGCTAACGTGAGACCCTGTAGATCATTGGAAGGTTACAAAACTCTTTATGATAACGTTGATGTAGTGACTATTCGTGAAAACACAGAAGGTGAATACTCTGGTATCGAACACGAGATTGTTGACGGCGTGGTTCAGTCGATAAAGCTTATCACTGAGGAAGCTTCAAGTCGAGTTGCTGAATTCGCTTTTCAGTATGCTACTACTAATGGCCGTAAAAAG GTAACAGCAGTACACAAAGCCAACATCATGCGTATGTCCGACGGACTCTTCCTTCGCTGTTGCCGAGACGCAGCGAAAAAATTCCCCAACGTCAAATTCGAGGAACGTTATCTCGACACAGTCTGTCTGAACATGGTGCAAGACCCCTCTCAGTACGACGTATTGGTGATGCCAAATTTGTACGGTGACATCTTGTCCGACATGTGTGCTGGTCTGGTCGGTGGTCTCGGTCTGACCCCCAGTGGCAACATCGGACTCAACGGCGCTCTCTTTGAGTCTGTCCACGGAACCGCTCCGGACATCGCTGGTCAGGACAAAGCCAACCCCACTGCCTTGTTGCTGTCCGCTGTCATGATGCTTAAGTACATGGGTCTCAATGACCACGCTCGCATTATTGAGCACTCGGCTTACGATACTATCAAGGAAGCTAAATTTCTGACCGGCGACTTGGGCGGTAAGGCCAAGTGCAGCGAGTACACTAATGAAATTTGCAAGAGAGTTATGGCCCAAACTAAATAA
- the LOC123267074 gene encoding sorting nexin-27, with amino-acid sequence MADCGSEIDNTSCNDCGINNSGGITTTMINGRVPCQHKLNNNSGVGLGGVGRGGGEGGEGVIGGDPIGQGPRCVTIYKTETGFGFNVRGQVSEGGQLRSINGELYAPLQHVSAVLPHGAAEKAGVRKGDRILEVNNINVEGATHKQVVDLIKSGGDVLTLTVISVTPQEAERLEPCEDLSYASIDYSEKRSLPISIPDYHVRERKHERYVVFNIYMAGRLLCSRRYREFAALHMALKKEFIGFNFPKLPGKWPFQLSEQQLDARRRALELYLEKTCAVRVINESDAMQEFLYGRLEDDGDQGLSAVDLKIVLPDREFLTVTVPKAAIAKDVYEVICNKIGLDNDTAKYFYLFEEVEYNFERKLQPHEHPHALYVANYSTANRTCLSIRRWLFNLTRTSLSDQALTWIFWQTIDEVNRGHIFAGERLYQLKTLQDASRKHEYLKLAQELNGYGDIVFPHCPCDSRKEGHVVAAVGANSFKLHAAKEDGTLESQVVEFLWKNITRWEIDEEGMAFCFQYTRSDNRPPRWLKVFTPYYIYLQDCFDRIAEEAKWFKGKK; translated from the exons ATGGCGGATTGTGGTTCTGAAATAGACAATACATCTTGCAATGATTGCGGAATAAATAATTCTGGTGGTATAACGACAACAATGATAAATGGACGCGTACCTTGCCAgcataaattgaataataattctgGTGTTGGTTTAGGAGGAGTTGGAAGAGGTGGAGGTGAAGGTGGAGAAGGTGTTATTGGTGGTGATCCTATAGGACAGGGTCCACGCTGcgttacaatttataaaacagAAACTGGTTTTGGGTTTAATGTACGCGGTCAAGTTAGTGAAGGTGGACAATTACGTAGTATCAATGGTGAACTCTATGCACCCCTTCAGCATGTCAGTGCTGTTTTGCCACATGGTGCTGCTGAAAAAGCTGGTGTTAGAAAAGGAGACAGAATTTTAGAAgt aaataatattaatgtcgAGGGAGCGACACACAAGCAAGTtgttgatttaattaagtCAGGCGGTGATGTACTGACATTGACCGTTATTTCGGTAACTCCGCAAGAAGCTGAACGATTGGAGCCATGTGAAGATTTAAG TTACGCCTCAATagactacagtgaaaaaagaTCCCTACCAATAAGCATTCCAGACTACCATGTCCGAGAACGTAAGCACGAGCGGTACGTGGTGTTCAACATCTACATGGCAGGCCGCCTTTTATGTTCCCGGCGGTACCGTGAATTCGCAGCCTTGCACATGGCTCTTAAAAAGGAGTTCATTGGGTTCAACTTCCCCAAGCTTCCAGGCAAGTGGCCGTTCCAGCTGAGCGAGCAGCAGCTGGACGCGCGACGGCGCGCCCTAGAACTCTACTTGGAGAAGACTTGCGCTGTCCGGGTGATCAACGAGAGCGACGCGATGCAAGAGTTCCTTTACGGCCGCCTAGAAGACGACGGCGACCAAGGACTGTCAGCAGTTGACCTGAAGATAGTTTTACCCGACCgggaatttttaacagtgaCTGTCCCGAAAGCGGCGATCGCTAAAGACGTCTACGAGGTGATCTGCAATAAAATAGGCTTGGATAATGACACGGCTAAATACTTCTACCTGTTTGAGGAAGTGGAGTATAATTTCGAGCGCAAGCTCCAACCTCATGAGCATCCTCACGCTCTTTACGTCGCTAATTACTCAACAGCTAACAGAACTTGCTTGTCAATAAGACGGTGGCTGTTCAACTTGACCCGGACTTCGTTGAGTGACCAGGCGCTCACTTGGATATTCTGGCAGACTATTGATGAAGTCAACCGCGGACATATCTTCGCTGGGGAACGACTTTATCAGTTGAAGACTCTTCAAGACGCTTCCAGGAAACACGAGTACTTGAAACTGGCCCAGGAACTTAATGGGTATGGCGATATTGTCTTTCCTCATTGTCCTTGTGACTCCAGAAAGGAGGGACATGTTGTCGCTGCTGTTGGTGCTAATTCTTTTAAGCTACATGCTGCTAAGGAAGATGGAACTCTGGAGAGCCAGGTTGTAGAATTCTTGTGGAAGAATATTACTAGGTGGGAAATTGATGAGGAAGGAATGGCTTTTTGCTTTCAGTATACTAGATCTGATAATCGACCTCCTAGATGGTTGAAGGTTTTTACTCCTTat TATATATATCTTCAAGATTGCTTCGACCGAATAGCTGAGGAAGCTAAATGgttcaaaggaaaaaaatga